From the genome of Populus alba chromosome 10, ASM523922v2, whole genome shotgun sequence, one region includes:
- the LOC118059887 gene encoding uncharacterized protein: protein MEMKPKQITESVIAKLMGLDELPPQQPAQKKPRVLSENYLRRVSSIGVREKNSEPNSCRLSSEEQKDHIEVFQILETLKRHKHRSMSVEKRKIRSSSPGAKVMFRREEFKQSTDFSEDMKLQSSKECHDAHEVIDSKTDNFPKYFQEPEFTKKANNLQGIPHYLQPGLITLVRPLCPSDRRDIGRSRKFWRPSEQGYARKIKDGLGTYSCRKLGLDVANESLGSQLDLNDGSCLPTTRIVLLKPKSGKAHDAGRYFSSTGAIEVFHSVDRNHEEILNVQNENLYAEVKERKKMDCDSGPARSRSRFSKQISRRMGHGINSISTKAQGSEIRGSDNLPKESELMIPSLPVFSDRKNQYHCSDEPYLAREAKKQISERWKTTKKFQQVELVSRCKTLGEMLAIPACEARPKKFACNPDNYDQVVPDRGGVNSNTPLGTRSLEFRDGGHVRDLPKSRSLLVNFNTVAGPKTMTRHKSLRKSSCMISPSIPHLGSENNHSADAVYALQNELENKIEVSNSHGQRSSFLGSSGQNYQTLQDPWVTQGGHKNEGSDGDLSEKNYEVCKSSMSNISSTNVVVNSPADAEIAVPKRSLSYHELLELEPSNCVSLVKDEYSSQDPPTSTQQDISNGISEIESVSSHCSGTDGDPESLMSIEDAYQPSPDSVLEPLFKKEISSTSDCFESVHASLHGLQSHLELMKSEASETYSEGSGMMVSSDEDAGEGGGSVDDSDENDKTRFFRIEESRDFSYLVNVLSEAGFDSRNLKMGFDSWHSQEYPISPLVFETLEKKFGEQTSWKRFERRLLFDRINTGLIEILQPLMGVPTWTKPVARRFSFSLGQEMIEEELWMLLVAEGKEASKESGKVLGKDDKWLELSDDVQIIAIEIENCLMDELVADVVSMESF from the exons ATGGAAATGAAACCTAAACAAATCACAGAAAGTGTGATTGCAAAATTAATGGGTCTTGATGAACTGCCACCCCAGCAGCCTGCTCAAAAGAAACCAAGAGTGCTCTCTGAGAATTATCTACGAAGAGTTTCTTCTATAGGTGTTAGAGAGAAAAATTCAGAACCTAACTCATGTAGGTTGAGTAGTGAAGAGCAGAAAGATCATATCGAAGTCTTCCAAATATTAGAAACATTAAAGAGACACAAGCACCGTAGCATGTCagttgaaaagagaaaaatacgTTCAAGTTCCCCAGGGGCAAAGGTGATGTTTAGAAGGGAGGAATTCAAGCAATCGACAGATTTTTCAGAGGATATGAAGCTTCAAAGTTCAAAGGAATGTCATGACGCACATGAAGTTATTGATTCAAAGACTGATAATTTTCCAAAATATTTCCAGGAACCAGAGTTCACCAAGAAAGCAAATAATCTGCAAGGCATCCCTCATTACTTGCAGCCAGGGCTCATTACACTTGTAAGGCCATTGTGTCCTTCTGACCGCAGAGATATTGGCAGGAGCAGGAAATTTTGGAGGCCAAGTGAACAAGGATATGCAAGGAAAATTAAAGATGGCCTTGGGACATATTCCTGCAGAAAACTTGGCCTTGACGTTGCTAATGAGTCTCTTGGATCACAATTGGATTTGAATGATGGGTCATGCCTCCCCACTACCAGGATTGTTCTTCTGAAACCAAAGTCAGGAAAGGCACATGATGCTGGAAGATATTTTTCATCTACTGGTGCTATTGAGGTTTTTCATTCAGTTGATAGGAATCATGAAGAGATTCTCAATGTTCAAAATGAAAACTTGTATGCTGAagtgaaagaaaggaagaagatggaCTGTGACTCAGGACCTGCAAGGTCGAGGTCTAGGTTTTCAAAGCAAATAAGCAGAAGAATGGGGCATGGTATAAACAGCATTTCTACTAAGGCACAGGGGTCTGAAATCAGGGGTAGTGACAACTTGCCTAAAGAGTCTGAGTTGATGATACCTTCTTTGCCTGTTTTTTCTGATAGGAAGAACCAATATCACTGTTCAGATGAGCCATATCTGGCCAGGGAAGCCAAGAAACAAATCTCTGAAAGATGGAAGACGACCAAAAAGTTTCAGCAGGTTGAACTAGTTAGTAGGTGTAAAACCTTGGGTGAAATGCTTGCCATTCCTGCTTGTGAAGCAAGGCCAAAAAAATTTGCTTGCAATCCTGATAACTATGATCAAGTCGTTCCTGACAGGGGAGGTGTGAACTCTAATACTCCTTTAGGCACAAGAAGCCTGGAATTTCGGGATGGTGGGCATGTCAGAGACTTGCCAAAATCCAGATCTCTTCTTGTGAATTTTAATACAGTTGCAGGTCCTAAAACCATGACCAGACATAAATCTCTTCGAAAGTCCAGCTGTATGATTTCTCCATCAATTCCTCATCTGGGGTCAGAAAACAATCATTCTGCAGATGCTGTTTATGCTCTtcaaaatgaactggaaaacaaaaTTGAGGTGAGCAATTCACATGGCCAAAGATCCTCATTTCTCGGTTCATCTGGACAAAACTATCAGACCTTGCAAGATCCTTGGGTGACACAGGGGGGGCACAAGAATGAAGGCAGTGATGGGGATCTATCTGAAAAGAATTATGAAGTTTGCAAATCTTCAATGAGCAATATTTCTTCAACTAACGTGGTAGTTAATTCACCGGCTGATGCAGAAATTGCAGTTCCAAAGAGGTCCCTGTCATATCACGAGTTGCTTGAATTGGAACCTAGCAATTGTGTCTCGCTAGTAAAAGATGAATATTCTTCTCAAGACCCACCTACTTCAACTCAACAG GATATATCCAATGGAATCTCTGAGATAGAGTCTGTTTCTTCACACTGCTCTGGCACCGATGGAGACCCGGAATCTTTGATGAGCATTGAGGATGCTTATCAACCTAGTCCAGATTCTGTACTGGAACCATTATTCAAGAAAGAGATTTCATCTACCTCTGACTGTTTTGAGAGCGTCCATGCTTCTTTACATG GTTTACAGTCGCATCTTGAACTTATGAAGTCGGAGGCATCAGAAACATACTCAGAAGGATCTGGCATGATGGTTTCTAGCGATGAAGATGCTGGGGAAGGAGGAGGATCAGTGGATGACTCTGATGAAAATGACAAGACGAGATTTTTCAGAATTGAAGAGAGTAGGGATTTCTCCTACCTGGTTAATGTATTGTCCGAGGCAGGTTTTGACAGTAGGAACCTGAAAATGGGCTTTGATTCGTGGCACTCTCAAGAATACCCGATTAGTCCTCTTGTCTTTGAGACCCTTGAGAAAAAGTTTGGTGAGCAGACATCTTGGAAGAGGTTTGAAAGGAGGCTCCTATTTGATCGAATAAATACAGGGCTGATTGAGATTCTACAGCCATTGATGGGCGTGCCGACATGGACAAAACCTGTAGCAAGAAGGTTTAGTTTTAGTCTGGGCCAGGAGATGATCGAGGAGGAGTTATGGATGTTGCTGGTTGCTGAGGGAAAGGAAGCCAGCAAGGAGTCTGGAAAGGTTCTGGGGAAGGATGACAAGTGGTTAGAGTTGAGTGATGATGTTCAGATCATCGCTATAGAAATAGAAAATTGTTTGATGGATGAGCTGGTTGCAGATGTTGTTAGCATGGAGAGTTTCTGA